A part of Chloroflexota bacterium genomic DNA contains:
- the ftcD gene encoding glutamate formimidoyltransferase produces the protein MPQSIVECIPNFSEARRPEVVAAIMAAISQESGVRVLDQHSDIDHNRTVITFVGGPQAVEEAAFKAISKAAELINLDHHKGEHPRIGATDVVPFVPISGVSMVDCIEMARRLGKRVGEELDIPVYLYEEAATSPERTNLENIRRGQYEGLKEDIGVNPARKPDFGPEKLSGAGATVIGARQPLIAFNVYLTTDDVSIANKIARVIRNSSGGLRFVKSMGVLVEGRAQVSMNLTNFHKTSMARVVEMIRREAQRYGVQVHHSELVGLVPSEALVDAAIWYMQMDQFEPDQILESKLFEKGAPSQDESLPADAEQFLDALASDEPTPGGGSASAYGGAMAASLVAMVGRLTVGKKKYADVENEIWPVIDEANSLKTKLHAAVKEDGEAFDDYMAARRLPRDTEEQKSDRIKAIQAASIHAAQVPLQVTRDTFAVLKLAVKAASIGNVNAISDAGTAAAFCRAAIKGAGLNVRINLLGLEKETQAARMLTELENIEKQAEKFSEEMDTILNNRGGLGLS, from the coding sequence ATGCCTCAATCCATCGTTGAATGTATACCTAATTTTTCTGAAGCTCGACGGCCGGAAGTTGTGGCTGCAATAATGGCTGCCATTAGCCAGGAATCTGGCGTCCGGGTGTTGGATCAGCATTCGGATATTGATCACAATCGGACTGTTATCACCTTTGTGGGCGGTCCGCAGGCTGTGGAGGAAGCCGCTTTCAAGGCGATTTCCAAAGCGGCTGAATTGATCAATTTAGACCACCATAAAGGGGAACACCCTCGCATCGGGGCAACGGACGTGGTGCCTTTTGTTCCGATTTCTGGTGTTTCCATGGTGGATTGTATTGAAATGGCGCGCCGGCTTGGTAAACGGGTCGGCGAGGAACTGGATATCCCGGTTTACCTTTATGAGGAAGCCGCTACCAGCCCTGAACGTACCAACCTTGAAAATATCCGTCGGGGGCAATATGAAGGATTAAAGGAAGATATCGGGGTTAACCCTGCCCGAAAACCTGATTTTGGACCGGAGAAATTATCCGGTGCAGGCGCGACCGTCATTGGTGCCCGGCAGCCTCTGATCGCTTTTAATGTCTATCTGACGACAGACGATGTTTCCATTGCCAATAAAATTGCGCGTGTCATCCGTAATTCTTCGGGTGGGCTGCGCTTTGTAAAATCCATGGGCGTCCTTGTAGAGGGCAGGGCTCAGGTGTCAATGAACCTGACGAACTTCCATAAGACTTCTATGGCGCGGGTGGTTGAGATGATCCGGCGTGAGGCGCAGCGCTATGGCGTTCAGGTGCATCACTCCGAGTTGGTCGGCCTGGTACCCAGCGAAGCGCTGGTGGATGCTGCCATTTGGTATATGCAGATGGACCAGTTTGAACCTGATCAGATCCTTGAATCCAAACTGTTTGAAAAGGGCGCACCCAGCCAGGATGAATCGCTGCCTGCGGACGCGGAACAGTTCCTGGATGCCTTGGCATCGGACGAACCAACCCCGGGTGGCGGTTCTGCCTCCGCTTATGGCGGGGCAATGGCGGCTTCACTGGTTGCTATGGTCGGCAGGCTGACCGTTGGTAAGAAGAAATATGCCGATGTTGAGAATGAGATTTGGCCGGTGATTGATGAGGCCAACAGCCTGAAAACGAAACTCCATGCAGCGGTGAAGGAAGATGGCGAAGCCTTTGATGACTATATGGCTGCCAGGCGCTTACCCAGGGACACTGAAGAACAAAAATCGGACCGGATCAAGGCGATCCAGGCCGCTTCCATTCATGCCGCCCAGGTACCGTTGCAGGTGACTCGGGATACCTTCGCCGTTCTCAAGCTGGCTGTCAAAGCGGCTTCGATTGGGAATGTCAATGCAATCTCCGATGCCGGCACAGCAGCTGCCTTTTGCCGGGCTGCCATCAAGGGTGCGGGACTGAACGTTCGGATTAATTTGCTGGGGCTCGAAAAAGAGACTCAGGCTGCCCGAATGCTTACCGAGTTGGAGAACATCGAGAAACAGGCGGAAAAATTTAGCGAGGAAATGGACACCATTTTAAATAACCGTGGTGGATTAGGGCTTTCCTGA
- a CDS encoding OsmC family protein → MVKTVKVDSTWKGGMRIDVAAGAHTLVVDQPAGMGGKDEGANPLQYQLVSLGGCIGTIALIVAKQERIALKALSVAVEADLDTDFLMGKTTEGRAGFTEIRVNATIDADMTDEEKKAFLERVDARCPISDILANESNVVINVA, encoded by the coding sequence ATGGTTAAGACAGTGAAAGTTGATTCAACCTGGAAGGGTGGCATGCGAATTGATGTGGCAGCCGGCGCACATACTTTGGTTGTTGACCAGCCAGCAGGCATGGGTGGCAAGGACGAAGGCGCCAATCCTCTGCAATATCAGCTGGTTTCTTTGGGCGGCTGCATCGGCACCATCGCTTTGATCGTTGCCAAACAGGAACGCATTGCCCTCAAGGCCTTGTCCGTTGCTGTTGAGGCTGATCTTGATACCGATTTCCTCATGGGCAAGACCACCGAAGGTCGTGCCGGTTTCACCGAAATTCGTGTCAATGCTACAATTGATGCTGATATGACTGATGAAGAGAAAAAAGCCTTCCTCGAACGAGTTGATGCTCGCTGCCCGATTTCCGACATTCTGGCCAACGAATCAAACGTTGTCATCAATGTTGCCTAG
- a CDS encoding DUF2089 domain-containing protein, whose protein sequence is MQQLPEKCPICNSDILVTRFFCPRCDSVIEGHFQPNSGPFSALNEEQINFVLTFVRCEGRFNRMEEELNLSYPTLRNRLYEVIRTLGFEPGKDEEPTLSPEDRRKILDELEQGKISPLQAQQLLSGLEVESKKGE, encoded by the coding sequence GTGCAGCAATTACCTGAAAAATGCCCAATCTGTAATTCGGACATCCTGGTCACTCGTTTCTTTTGCCCCAGGTGTGATTCCGTTATCGAAGGCCATTTTCAACCCAATTCAGGCCCCTTTTCAGCGCTTAATGAGGAACAGATCAATTTCGTTCTAACCTTTGTCCGCTGTGAAGGACGATTTAATCGAATGGAAGAGGAACTTAACCTCTCCTATCCCACACTGCGCAACCGCTTGTATGAAGTAATCCGGACGTTGGGCTTCGAACCTGGCAAGGACGAAGAACCCACCCTCTCGCCTGAGGACCGCCGTAAAATCCTGGACGAACTCGAACAAGGCAAAATATCTCCCCTCCAGGCCCAGCAATTGCTCTCCGGCCTCGAAGTGGAATCCAAAAAAGGAGAATAG
- a CDS encoding MFS transporter, protein MTTAESSPKKQPLLSSLLWLFLIAMVLANVAAQMYSSFIPLYLKSLGASVAQIGLFFTLFQIIPLVLQILGGWISDSLGRLRSIAIGSSIGIISYFGLLWAPTWQWVFLGQSLNAITTSLVSPSFGAFIAEESSEENRARVYGITQTIFLSVLVIGPPIGGWLVDRFSFKFMLLIASLIYTCATVLRIVMARKASKKERETTPGKLSLDSLKDNLGSMVTLLLSGGLITWLLITDGVRDIAFSLTGTYFPIYIEEVGGLTTTQIGLLTSLTGIASMIVNIPAGWLADKKGERLNIIMGFVMHFIALMIFIRAETFWGYVAVFVVFGLGSGIMQPAYQSLLSKAIPKKLRGTGFGLIQSSLGIFSLPAPYLGGYLYQNISPLLPFRITAWVSLLAVIPAWLKFKLPKSQGKTENQSLPTESSTE, encoded by the coding sequence ATGACAACCGCTGAATCAAGTCCTAAAAAACAACCCTTATTAAGCAGCCTACTCTGGCTATTCCTGATCGCCATGGTTCTGGCGAACGTGGCCGCCCAGATGTACAGCAGTTTCATTCCGCTCTATCTCAAATCACTGGGTGCGTCTGTTGCCCAGATCGGCCTGTTCTTCACCCTGTTCCAGATCATCCCACTCGTCCTGCAAATCCTCGGCGGCTGGATATCTGATTCCCTGGGCCGTTTGCGGTCAATCGCCATTGGCAGTTCTATTGGAATTATTTCCTATTTTGGCCTGCTCTGGGCGCCCACCTGGCAGTGGGTTTTCCTCGGTCAAAGTCTGAATGCAATCACCACATCCCTCGTTAGTCCCAGCTTTGGCGCATTTATCGCTGAAGAATCCTCGGAAGAAAACCGTGCCAGAGTCTACGGCATCACTCAAACGATTTTCCTCAGTGTGCTCGTAATTGGTCCACCGATCGGCGGCTGGCTGGTCGACCGCTTCAGTTTCAAGTTTATGCTGCTGATCGCCAGCCTGATCTACACCTGCGCCACAGTACTGCGGATCGTTATGGCAAGAAAAGCCTCTAAAAAGGAACGAGAGACCACACCGGGCAAATTATCACTGGATTCACTCAAGGATAACCTCGGCTCGATGGTAACCCTCCTGCTCTCGGGCGGGCTGATCACCTGGCTGCTTATCACGGACGGCGTGCGCGATATCGCCTTCAGCCTGACCGGCACCTATTTCCCCATTTACATTGAAGAAGTGGGCGGCCTGACCACAACCCAGATCGGCCTGCTGACCTCACTGACCGGCATCGCCAGCATGATCGTCAATATCCCCGCGGGATGGTTGGCCGACAAAAAAGGTGAACGCCTCAACATCATTATGGGATTCGTGATGCATTTCATCGCTTTGATGATCTTCATCCGGGCAGAAACCTTCTGGGGTTATGTCGCTGTTTTCGTTGTCTTTGGTCTGGGAAGCGGGATCATGCAGCCAGCCTATCAATCCCTGCTCAGTAAGGCAATCCCCAAAAAGCTTCGCGGGACGGGTTTTGGGCTGATCCAATCCAGCCTGGGCATATTCTCTCTGCCCGCCCCCTACCTCGGCGGATACCTCTACCAGAATATCTCGCCCCTGCTGCCCTTCCGGATCACAGCCTGGGTCAGCCTCTTGGCAGTCATTCCAGCCTGGCTCAAATTCAAGCTGCCCAAGTCCCAGGGTAAAACCGAAAACCAATCCCTGCCAACAGAATCATCCACGGAATAA
- a CDS encoding MFS transporter — MNENQSQSSLKKWQTRFFTIWFGQAFSMLGSQLVGFAFVWYLTKQTGSATVLAIASLMSMLPNIIVGPLAGTFVDRWNRKWVMIIFDSITALFTFGLAALFFFDIAEIWHIYVIMFIRSSCGQFQWAAMKASTSLMVPKKHLSRVAGANETLNGLINILGPALGAFLIQVMSTQGILMVDVSTAAIAVIPLLFFAIPQPVRNGSNANGKTAEKPSFWQDLKEGWQYVVSWPSLMAIIFLAMLINFLINPAFTLLPLVVTEHFNKGAVELGLINSVWGVGVILGGLVLSSWGGFKNRLITSLVGLIISGFAITAIGLAGPDMYWLAMVGMGVFAFLNPMINGPIFAVMQSQVEPEIQGRVFSLLTAGAALASPLGMAIAGPVADATNNQFWFVIGGILTIAAGLGSLFFPTIRKLGEVPDEAQPEPAKDPVTA; from the coding sequence ATGAACGAAAACCAATCTCAATCAAGCCTTAAGAAATGGCAAACTCGTTTTTTTACAATCTGGTTCGGACAGGCATTTTCAATGCTGGGATCACAGCTTGTTGGCTTTGCCTTCGTCTGGTATCTCACTAAACAAACCGGTTCAGCCACCGTCCTCGCCATCGCCAGCCTGATGAGCATGCTGCCCAATATCATTGTTGGTCCTCTGGCCGGCACTTTTGTTGACCGCTGGAATCGGAAATGGGTCATGATAATTTTTGACTCCATTACGGCCCTGTTCACTTTTGGCCTGGCTGCCCTCTTTTTCTTCGATATCGCTGAGATCTGGCATATTTATGTGATAATGTTCATCCGGAGCTCCTGCGGGCAATTCCAATGGGCTGCGATGAAAGCCTCCACTTCCCTGATGGTGCCCAAGAAGCACCTTTCCCGGGTTGCCGGTGCAAACGAAACCCTGAACGGTTTGATAAACATCCTGGGCCCCGCTCTGGGCGCCTTCCTGATCCAAGTCATGTCAACCCAAGGGATCCTGATGGTTGATGTCAGCACAGCAGCGATTGCTGTCATCCCTTTGCTATTTTTCGCCATTCCTCAGCCGGTTCGGAATGGGTCAAATGCTAACGGCAAGACCGCCGAAAAGCCCTCCTTTTGGCAGGACCTGAAAGAAGGCTGGCAATATGTCGTCAGTTGGCCCAGCCTCATGGCAATCATCTTTCTGGCGATGTTGATCAATTTCCTGATCAATCCTGCTTTCACCTTGCTACCCCTGGTTGTCACGGAACATTTTAACAAAGGCGCGGTTGAACTCGGCCTCATCAATTCCGTTTGGGGGGTCGGAGTGATTCTCGGAGGCCTTGTTCTAAGCTCCTGGGGTGGGTTCAAGAACCGGCTGATCACCTCTTTGGTCGGGTTAATCATCAGCGGATTTGCCATCACAGCCATCGGCCTCGCCGGACCTGATATGTATTGGCTGGCAATGGTTGGTATGGGTGTTTTTGCATTCCTCAACCCCATGATCAATGGCCCCATCTTTGCCGTCATGCAATCCCAGGTAGAACCGGAAATTCAGGGACGTGTTTTCTCACTCCTGACGGCAGGCGCAGCTCTAGCCAGCCCCCTCGGCATGGCAATTGCCGGCCCCGTTGCTGATGCAACCAACAATCAGTTCTGGTTCGTAATAGGCGGCATCTTAACAATTGCTGCTGGACTAGGGTCACTGTTTTTCCCCACAATCCGCAAGCTGGGTGAAGTACCTGACGAGGCCCAGCCTGAACCAGCCAAAGATCCCGTAACAGCATAA
- a CDS encoding metal-dependent transcriptional regulator, whose protein sequence is MPKELSPNIQDYLKRIYELTCDGGMATTSELADLMLISPASVTNMLQKLSVTDPPYLTYIKHQGVRLTDEGKRTALKILRRHRLLEEFLVAKLGYSWDEVHPEAEVLEHAMSPLLEERMDAVLGHPEFDPHGDPIPDSNLDIPSIKQMSLNSLEIGQGGQILRVPHEDPQVLRYLGKCGLRPGVVIKLVSRTPYDQTMRLLIAETGEEVVIGPTLGEQITVRMA, encoded by the coding sequence ATGCCGAAGGAATTAAGCCCTAACATCCAGGATTACTTAAAACGGATTTATGAATTGACCTGTGACGGCGGGATGGCGACAACCAGCGAGCTGGCCGACCTGATGTTAATCTCCCCTGCTTCCGTCACAAACATGCTCCAAAAGCTGTCGGTCACCGACCCACCCTATCTGACCTACATCAAACATCAGGGCGTCCGTCTGACCGATGAAGGCAAACGAACAGCCCTCAAGATCTTACGCCGCCACCGCCTGCTCGAAGAATTCCTAGTGGCCAAACTGGGCTACAGCTGGGATGAGGTCCATCCAGAAGCGGAAGTCCTCGAACATGCCATGTCGCCTCTCCTGGAAGAAAGGATGGATGCCGTGCTGGGACATCCCGAGTTTGATCCTCACGGCGACCCAATCCCGGATTCCAACCTGGATATCCCCAGTATCAAGCAGATGTCCCTAAACAGCCTTGAGATAGGTCAGGGCGGCCAGATCCTACGGGTGCCGCATGAGGATCCTCAAGTGTTGCGCTATCTCGGGAAATGTGGGTTACGGCCCGGTGTGGTCATCAAACTGGTCTCCCGCACACCATACGACCAAACCATGCGGCTGCTGATCGCCGAAACAGGGGAAGAAGTTGTGATCGGCCCCACCCTCGGTGAACAGATCACCGTTCGGATGGCCTGA
- a CDS encoding methyltransferase domain-containing protein, translating into MLPINRPKAQARRYYDRLSRFYDWLTASEQTLILKGIETLAPHPGETVLEVGCGTGTGLIEIDRQMQARGQVIGLDLSFKMLKKSKDRMTTAQRRCLLVESDADQIPLPSSSIDAAYCAFTLELFSHQDMLATLNEIRRALVHKGRIVVVSLSREPHNLMTRLYELGHRLFPVALDCRPIPTEFILLEAGFDLISVQKFMNWGLPVDIVLANG; encoded by the coding sequence ATGCTTCCCATTAACCGACCCAAAGCCCAGGCACGGCGTTATTATGATCGCCTGAGCCGCTTCTATGATTGGCTGACTGCCAGCGAACAAACCCTGATCCTTAAAGGGATTGAAACCCTGGCACCCCACCCCGGAGAAACGGTTCTGGAGGTTGGCTGCGGAACCGGGACAGGTTTGATTGAAATTGACAGGCAGATGCAAGCCAGGGGGCAGGTTATCGGCCTGGACCTATCCTTTAAGATGCTCAAGAAATCAAAGGATCGAATGACCACCGCTCAAAGGCGCTGCCTTCTGGTGGAAAGTGACGCAGATCAGATCCCCCTGCCCTCCAGCTCTATAGATGCCGCTTACTGCGCTTTTACCCTGGAATTATTCTCCCACCAGGATATGCTCGCTACTTTAAATGAAATCAGACGGGCCCTGGTGCATAAGGGAAGGATAGTGGTCGTCTCCCTCTCTCGGGAACCGCATAACCTGATGACCCGGCTCTATGAACTTGGTCACCGTCTCTTTCCCGTGGCGCTAGACTGCCGGCCCATCCCAACCGAGTTCATATTACTGGAAGCAGGCTTCGACCTTATAAGCGTACAGAAATTCATGAATTGGGGACTGCCTGTTGACATCGTCCTAGCGAATGGATAA
- the mutM gene encoding bifunctional DNA-formamidopyrimidine glycosylase/DNA-(apurinic or apyrimidinic site) lyase, giving the protein MPELPEVETIMRRLRDGTPESETVIGQVIDTAAVYWPKIVEQPDAKQFIADLQTKTITDARRRGKFLHFPLSQGHLIAHLRMSGDMRMEQRLSDNGKPLPRQDYDQVIVNFQSDWRMVLSSIRKFSRVWYVMDPQTVLGKLGPEPLGLNLNPDKLYTMLHAHHRQIKPLLLDQSFIAGLGNIYTDEVLFSAQIHPLRISDTITKAEAAALYQGMQSVLPLAIKKLGSSLDWMYRGGEFQNYFKVHQREGQPCPDCSCTIKKITVGQRSTYFCPCCQKAPKRS; this is encoded by the coding sequence ATGCCTGAATTGCCTGAAGTTGAAACCATCATGCGCCGCCTGCGGGATGGCACCCCTGAATCCGAAACGGTCATTGGGCAGGTCATTGATACCGCTGCGGTTTACTGGCCAAAGATCGTTGAACAGCCGGATGCCAAACAATTTATCGCTGATCTCCAAACGAAAACCATCACCGACGCCCGTAGGAGGGGCAAGTTCCTGCATTTCCCGCTGTCTCAAGGTCACCTGATCGCCCACCTGCGCATGAGCGGGGATATGCGCATGGAACAGCGCCTATCCGATAACGGCAAACCCCTCCCCAGGCAGGATTACGACCAGGTGATCGTCAATTTCCAATCGGATTGGCGGATGGTATTGAGCTCAATCCGCAAGTTCAGCCGAGTTTGGTATGTTATGGACCCGCAGACCGTTTTGGGTAAATTGGGTCCAGAGCCTTTGGGGCTGAACCTCAACCCTGATAAGCTCTACACCATGCTGCACGCTCATCACCGACAGATCAAACCGCTCCTCTTGGATCAGTCCTTTATCGCAGGCTTGGGAAACATCTATACCGATGAGGTGTTGTTCTCAGCCCAAATTCATCCCTTGCGGATCTCAGACACGATCACAAAAGCGGAGGCAGCGGCCCTTTATCAGGGCATGCAATCCGTCCTCCCCCTGGCGATCAAGAAACTCGGTTCCAGCCTGGATTGGATGTATCGGGGGGGCGAATTCCAGAACTATTTCAAAGTCCACCAGCGCGAAGGGCAGCCCTGCCCAGATTGCAGTTGCACGATAAAGAAGATCACTGTCGGCCAGCGCAGCACCTATTTCTGCCCTTGCTGTCAAAAAGCCCCCAAGCGCTCATAA
- a CDS encoding SDR family oxidoreductase — MNLITGGAGHLGNVLTRELLERGERVRVLVLPGEDIQSLEGLDIDVVEGNILDRESLRAAMQGVSVVFHLAGLVSITEDGSNLLEKVNVEGTQNVIDVAKEMGVKQLIYTSSIHALERAPEGVPIDENLAFDPMNPAGPYDRTKAQASLLVQAASEEGLDTRIICPTGVVGPFDYKRSEMGELILSWMRRGLHFMIDGAFDFVDVRDVALGQILARDKGKRGETYILGGERIELPWLHQVIQKVTGRKSPMITFPLPIAMIVAPMAEFFYKITKTKPRITRYSIETVVSNSAISSEKAKQELGYHPRSMLQTVTDTVKWWMENLGLTHRSLRF; from the coding sequence ATGAATTTAATAACAGGTGGGGCAGGTCATTTGGGGAACGTTTTGACCAGAGAATTGCTCGAACGGGGGGAGAGAGTCCGGGTTTTGGTTTTGCCCGGGGAGGATATTCAATCGCTTGAGGGTTTGGATATTGACGTTGTTGAAGGGAATATATTGGACCGCGAATCGCTGAGGGCGGCTATGCAGGGCGTCTCAGTGGTCTTCCATCTTGCCGGCCTGGTCTCGATAACAGAGGATGGTTCAAATCTCCTGGAGAAAGTCAATGTCGAAGGTACTCAAAATGTCATTGATGTGGCCAAGGAAATGGGCGTCAAGCAGTTGATCTATACCAGTTCCATTCACGCTTTGGAAAGGGCACCTGAGGGCGTGCCCATAGATGAAAACCTAGCGTTTGATCCGATGAACCCGGCTGGCCCCTATGACCGGACCAAGGCCCAGGCGTCATTGCTGGTCCAGGCGGCCAGTGAGGAGGGACTGGATACAAGAATTATCTGTCCGACTGGCGTGGTTGGCCCCTTTGACTACAAACGATCCGAAATGGGCGAGTTGATCCTCTCCTGGATGCGACGCGGCCTTCATTTCATGATTGACGGGGCGTTTGATTTCGTCGATGTGAGGGATGTTGCGTTGGGACAAATTCTGGCACGGGATAAGGGAAAAAGGGGTGAGACCTATATCCTTGGTGGTGAGAGGATTGAGCTCCCCTGGCTGCACCAGGTCATTCAAAAGGTCACGGGCAGGAAATCGCCAATGATCACTTTCCCGCTGCCCATTGCGATGATTGTCGCCCCCATGGCGGAGTTTTTCTATAAGATCACCAAGACCAAACCCCGCATCACGCGTTACTCGATTGAGACGGTTGTCAGCAATTCCGCGATCAGCAGTGAGAAAGCCAAGCAGGAACTGGGCTACCATCCCAGGTCTATGCTGCAGACGGTGACGGACACGGTCAAATGGTGGATGGAAAACCTGGGTTTGACCCATCGATCGCTCAGGTTCTAA
- a CDS encoding TetR/AcrR family transcriptional regulator codes for MVNSSRSEETRSKILHTALELFSKNGYDATGVAEICERAKVSKGAFYYHFPSKQDLFLALLADWLSALDVNLQVASASAQDIPQAIEKMADASGEVFEDLQDGFPFLLEFWTQASRQPEIWRKVVEPYRKYLSYFADVIQLGIDQQAFRKDLDPEMTSRFLTAIVMGLLLQATFDPEGTDWQEVTRSGIKILLNSMR; via the coding sequence ATGGTTAATTCATCCCGGAGCGAGGAGACTCGTTCCAAAATCCTTCATACTGCTCTGGAATTGTTTTCTAAGAACGGTTACGATGCCACCGGCGTCGCAGAGATCTGCGAACGGGCCAAGGTTAGTAAGGGTGCGTTTTACTACCATTTCCCCTCGAAGCAGGATCTCTTCCTGGCGCTGCTGGCAGACTGGCTAAGTGCTCTTGATGTGAACCTGCAGGTGGCCTCCGCTTCGGCGCAGGACATCCCTCAGGCCATCGAAAAAATGGCGGATGCGTCAGGTGAGGTGTTCGAGGATCTGCAGGACGGTTTTCCGTTCTTGCTGGAGTTTTGGACCCAGGCCAGCCGTCAGCCGGAGATCTGGCGTAAGGTGGTTGAACCTTACAGAAAGTATCTTTCCTATTTTGCCGATGTGATCCAATTAGGGATTGATCAGCAAGCCTTCAGGAAAGATCTTGATCCTGAGATGACCTCCAGGTTCCTGACGGCGATTGTGATGGGGCTGCTTTTGCAGGCCACATTCGACCCCGAAGGTACTGATTGGCAGGAAGTCACCCGTTCTGGAATCAAAATCCTTTTAAACAGTATGAGGTGA